From Bacillota bacterium, one genomic window encodes:
- the opuBC gene encoding choline ABC transporter substrate-binding lipoprotein OpuBC (OpuBC (osmoprotectant uptake transporter system OpuB, component C), as studied in Bacillus subtilis, is a lipoprotein, and is the substrate-binding protein of an ABC-type high-affinity transporter. OpuB is closely related to OpuC, which acts on both choline and the betaine (trimethylated amino group form) of glycine; OpuBC is nearly 70 percent identical to OpuCC.) — MKRKYLKLMIGLALAATLTLSGCSLPGLSAAADQTIKIGAQSMSESEIIASMLGQLIEHHTDLKTTTIKNLGSNAVQQQALMNDEIDIAATRYTGDALTGTLRMEPEKDPDKALALTQREFKKRYDLKWYDSYGFDNTYAFTVSKELADQYHLETVSDVKKWAPQLKLGVDNYWMKLKGNGYQDFTKTYGMTFGGTYPMQIGLVYDAVKSGKMDIVLAYSTDGRIKSYGLKMLKDDKQFFPPYDCSPVVPEKVLKEHPELEGIIKKMLGKIDTATMQELNYEVDGNLKEPSVVAKEYLEKHRYFES; from the coding sequence ATGAAAAGAAAATATCTCAAATTAATGATAGGTTTGGCACTTGCGGCAACGCTGACGCTGAGCGGCTGTTCGCTTCCTGGTCTCAGCGCTGCTGCAGACCAGACCATTAAAATCGGCGCGCAAAGCATGAGCGAATCAGAAATCATCGCCAGCATGCTTGGCCAGTTGATCGAACACCATACTGATCTCAAAACAACAACGATTAAAAATCTTGGCTCCAACGCGGTGCAGCAGCAGGCTTTAATGAATGATGAAATCGACATTGCGGCCACAAGATATACGGGAGACGCGCTGACAGGCACGCTGAGAATGGAACCTGAAAAAGATCCGGACAAAGCGCTGGCGCTTACTCAGCGGGAGTTTAAAAAAAGATATGATTTAAAGTGGTATGACTCCTACGGGTTTGATAATACATATGCCTTTACAGTCAGTAAGGAGCTGGCCGACCAATACCATTTAGAGACCGTATCAGACGTTAAAAAATGGGCGCCGCAATTAAAGCTGGGCGTTGATAACTATTGGATGAAGCTCAAAGGAAACGGCTATCAGGATTTTACGAAAACCTACGGCATGACATTCGGCGGCACGTATCCGATGCAGATCGGCCTTGTGTACGACGCGGTGAAAAGCGGAAAAATGGACATTGTGCTTGCGTATTCAACCGATGGAAGAATCAAGTCCTATGGTCTCAAAATGCTAAAGGATGATAAACAATTTTTCCCGCCGTACGACTGCTCTCCGGTTGTTCCGGAAAAGGTGCTCAAAGAACATCCTGAACTTGAAGGCATCATCAAGAAAATGCTCGGAAAAATCGACACAGCCACGATGCAGGAGCTTAACTATGAAGTCGACGGCAATCTCAAAGAACCGTCTGTCGTTGCCAAGGAATATTTAGAAAAACATCGCTATTTCGAATCGTGA